In a single window of the Chondrocystis sp. NIES-4102 genome:
- the hisC gene encoding histidinol-phosphate aminotransferase yields the protein MSLIRPQHGGNLNWAATKAGCPVSALLDFSASINPLGTPQSAIAAIVENTLQLKAYPDPEYRELRSHLATYHQIEPEFILPGNGSAELLTWAGRELAQRDFTYLITPAFSDYQRALKAFNAKIYPCLLDSSLDLPIPSPQPNCALLLNNPHNPTGKLWTREEILPYLEQFELVVIDEAFMDFLTPTQCQSLIPLITQYPNLVILRSLTKFYCLPGLRIGYAIAHPSRLQQWQQWRDPWSVNTLAAAATIAVIQDKEFQQQTWNWLEVARSQLFEQLSQISGLQPLNSAANYLLVKTQFSATELQEQLLIHNQIIIRDCLSFPELGDRYFRTAVRLPVENDRLVKAIGAIF from the coding sequence TTGAGCTTGATCAGACCACAACACGGTGGAAATTTGAATTGGGCAGCCACAAAGGCTGGTTGTCCAGTTTCTGCGTTGCTAGATTTTTCAGCTAGCATCAATCCTTTAGGCACACCACAAAGCGCGATCGCTGCAATTGTTGAGAATACTTTACAATTGAAAGCATATCCTGATCCAGAATATCGGGAGTTGCGATCGCATTTGGCAACCTATCATCAAATTGAACCTGAATTTATTCTCCCAGGAAATGGTTCAGCAGAGTTATTAACCTGGGCTGGTAGGGAGTTGGCGCAACGGGATTTTACTTATCTAATTACTCCTGCCTTTAGCGACTATCAGAGGGCTTTAAAGGCTTTTAACGCTAAGATATACCCCTGCCTCCTAGATTCATCTCTAGATCTTCCTATACCTTCTCCCCAGCCTAATTGCGCCCTTTTGCTCAATAATCCCCACAACCCAACAGGCAAATTATGGACGAGAGAGGAGATATTACCCTATTTAGAACAATTTGAGCTTGTGGTGATTGATGAGGCGTTTATGGACTTTCTAACCCCCACACAGTGCCAAAGTTTAATACCTTTAATTACCCAATATCCCAATTTAGTAATTCTACGATCCCTAACAAAATTCTACTGCTTACCTGGACTAAGAATTGGCTACGCGATCGCTCATCCCAGCAGACTACAGCAATGGCAACAATGGCGTGATCCTTGGTCGGTAAATACCTTAGCAGCAGCAGCAACTATTGCAGTCATACAAGATAAAGAATTTCAACAACAGACATGGAATTGGTTAGAGGTAGCGCGATCGCAACTATTCGAGCAACTATCCCAAATATCAGGCTTACAACCCCTAAATAGTGCAGCCAACTATCTTCTAGTCAAAACCCAATTCTCCGCCACCGAGTTACAAGAACAACTATTAATCCATAATCAAATAATAATTAGAGATTGTCTTAGCTTTCCCGAATTAGGCGATCGCTATTTCCGCACTGCTGTCCGACTCCCCGTTGAAAATGATCGTTTAGTTAAAGCTATTGGTGCGATCTTTTAG
- a CDS encoding DNA binding protein HU encodes MNKGELVDRISQKATVTKKQADAVLSAAIETIMEAVSEGDKVTLVGFGSFERRERKEREGRNPKTGEKMSIPATKVPAFSAGKLFKDKVAPK; translated from the coding sequence ATGAATAAAGGTGAATTAGTCGATCGCATTTCTCAAAAAGCAACTGTAACTAAAAAACAAGCTGATGCTGTGCTTTCGGCTGCAATTGAAACAATTATGGAAGCCGTATCTGAGGGAGATAAAGTTACCCTAGTAGGATTTGGCTCTTTTGAAAGACGTGAGCGCAAGGAAAGAGAAGGACGTAATCCTAAAACAGGAGAAAAAATGTCTATTCCTGCTACCAAAGTACCTGCTTTCTCGGCTGGAAAACTATTCAAAGATAAAGTAGCTCCCAAATAG
- the gspD gene encoding general secretion pathway protein D, with protein sequence MKNYCDRLGFLTTLTVILMAAPSIAAENQITDIELDQSNHQLELKLARTSKTDTEASFFTVRHGNTIEANLLNTNLDLAQGNSYQQDNPLPGIKAVAIKQVDPEHTQILIDTEPDIAIEHLLQQQGDNLILSLNRVTKAQSLQRGIKEFSQQAVTNIKQTYKSALGEKKTKDDAKGIETFNKNEQQNSDVLIPNPEVVITNKRPNNTKEQIFTAQDAPNSPPATIPRAVAPPVGDMAISNISTMPDMVDLGAQASIPTTLVMKDASVREVLSLLARTANLSVVYSDGEVAQGQEESQETTISIDLENQPLQEAFNSVLLVSGLDANRQGNIIYVGKQLPPQARNLISRTIRLNQVGAENAALYLASQGAQGKRLTTVVQEITDPETGRVVQKNEGSPQLQDLDAISQEDAQTQTLVLKGLQVSTDSRLNAIMLVGEPRKVEVATAMLTQLDARRRQVSVNVKVIDVNLLNQDVFNSSFSFGINDSFFVNDNGSASLRFGDSTPPNTAELNSPTGRASNPPIVNNPFASGNTFIDFNDSFTIPGAAGGIFDAQLGRYVVLPGDASFFRRFAGVSSNPFATGATEFTPGTDGSRTSTPGTNGTPPTYTFTNPTPATATTALPSFFQYPDRFLSLLEAKITSGNAKILTDPTLMVQEGQQATVKLVQNIVESVKTEIEGDSGTRTITPVIAEAGVVLTVNVERIDDNGFVSMSVSPSVSSIGATQSFDSGGGAENFLNLLSKRELSSGLVRLRDGQTLILSGIIQDSERTTVSKVPILGDLPILGALFRSTDKTNERAEVIVLLTPEIVEEDAGLASNFSPSKESREVLNREGVEVLPASGN encoded by the coding sequence GTGAAAAACTATTGCGATCGCTTGGGATTTTTAACTACATTAACTGTTATTTTAATGGCAGCCCCTTCTATTGCTGCTGAAAATCAGATTACAGATATTGAGCTTGATCAAAGCAACCATCAACTAGAATTAAAATTAGCAAGAACATCTAAAACTGATACCGAGGCTTCTTTCTTTACAGTACGTCATGGTAATACTATTGAGGCAAATTTACTCAATACTAATTTAGATCTAGCTCAAGGTAATTCCTATCAACAAGATAACCCCCTACCTGGAATAAAAGCAGTTGCCATTAAACAAGTAGATCCAGAACATACACAAATTCTTATTGATACTGAACCAGATATCGCGATCGAACATCTCCTACAACAACAGGGAGATAATTTAATTCTAAGTTTAAATCGTGTTACCAAAGCTCAATCATTGCAAAGAGGAATCAAAGAATTTAGTCAGCAAGCAGTTACTAATATCAAGCAAACCTATAAATCTGCTTTAGGGGAGAAGAAAACCAAAGATGATGCCAAAGGAATAGAAACTTTTAATAAAAACGAGCAACAAAACTCTGATGTTCTAATTCCCAACCCCGAAGTAGTAATTACCAATAAACGCCCCAATAATACCAAAGAACAAATATTTACTGCTCAAGACGCTCCTAATTCCCCCCCAGCCACCATACCCAGGGCGGTAGCCCCACCTGTTGGAGATATGGCAATTTCCAATATCAGTACCATGCCAGATATGGTAGATTTAGGCGCACAGGCTTCGATTCCTACTACTTTAGTGATGAAAGATGCTTCAGTGCGAGAAGTTTTATCTCTCTTAGCTAGGACAGCCAATTTAAGTGTAGTGTATTCCGATGGTGAGGTGGCACAAGGGCAAGAAGAATCTCAAGAAACCACTATTTCCATAGACTTAGAAAACCAACCTTTACAGGAAGCATTTAATTCAGTTTTATTAGTTTCTGGTTTAGATGCCAACCGCCAGGGTAATATCATCTATGTCGGTAAACAACTACCACCCCAAGCCCGTAACCTCATTAGCCGTACGATACGTTTAAATCAGGTGGGGGCAGAAAACGCAGCCTTATATCTAGCTAGCCAAGGGGCGCAAGGAAAAAGATTAACAACTGTAGTCCAAGAAATAACCGATCCTGAAACGGGGAGAGTGGTGCAAAAAAACGAAGGCAGCCCCCAACTACAGGATTTAGATGCTATCAGCCAGGAAGACGCACAAACTCAGACTTTAGTCTTAAAAGGTTTACAGGTTTCCACTGACAGTAGGTTAAATGCCATTATGTTAGTCGGCGAACCTCGTAAGGTGGAAGTTGCCACAGCCATGTTAACTCAATTAGATGCCCGTCGTCGTCAGGTATCGGTAAATGTTAAGGTAATTGATGTTAATTTACTTAATCAGGATGTCTTTAACAGCAGTTTTTCCTTTGGCATAAATGACAGTTTCTTTGTTAATGATAACGGTTCAGCTAGTCTAAGATTTGGGGATAGTACACCACCGAACACTGCCGAATTGAATAGCCCTACAGGAAGAGCCTCTAATCCTCCAATTGTTAATAATCCTTTTGCCAGTGGTAATACATTTATTGATTTCAATGATTCTTTTACAATTCCTGGAGCAGCAGGCGGTATTTTTGACGCACAGTTAGGACGTTATGTAGTATTACCTGGAGATGCCTCCTTTTTCAGACGCTTTGCGGGTGTAAGTAGTAATCCCTTTGCCACAGGTGCTACCGAGTTTACACCAGGTACGGATGGTAGTAGAACTTCAACACCAGGTACAAATGGCACTCCTCCCACTTATACATTTACAAACCCCACTCCTGCAACAGCTACCACTGCATTACCTAGCTTTTTCCAATATCCTGATAGATTTCTTTCTCTATTAGAAGCTAAAATTACCAGTGGTAATGCCAAAATTCTCACCGATCCTACTTTAATGGTACAGGAAGGACAGCAGGCTACAGTTAAGCTTGTCCAAAATATTGTTGAAAGTGTTAAGACAGAGATTGAAGGTGATTCTGGGACAAGAACTATCACCCCTGTAATAGCTGAAGCTGGGGTTGTTCTGACTGTAAACGTAGAAAGAATTGATGATAATGGTTTTGTATCCATGTCTGTTAGCCCTTCTGTAAGCTCTATTGGAGCAACTCAAAGCTTTGATAGTGGCGGTGGTGCGGAGAATTTCCTTAACCTTTTGAGCAAACGTGAACTTAGTTCTGGTTTAGTGCGCCTGCGAGATGGTCAAACCCTAATCTTATCGGGAATCATTCAAGACTCAGAACGGACTACTGTTTCCAAAGTACCTATCTTAGGCGATCTTCCTATACTCGGTGCTTTATTTAGAAGTACAGATAAAACGAACGAAAGGGCGGAAGTAATAGTTTTGTTAACTCCTGAAATTGTGGAAGAGGATGCAGGCTTGGCTAGTAACTTTTCACCCAGTAAGGAAAGCCGTGAAGTCCTTAATAGAGAAGGGGTTGAGGTGCTTCCAGCATCAGGTAATTAG
- a CDS encoding type IV pilus assembly protein PilM, whose translation MLNNLTNIFAKKSDNIGIEINPQKVNIAQIGKQGQQYKLIKNVSADIPEGVYEDGHIVDSLTLSELIKDTLKANKINAKKVVSAVPMREAIIRVIPVPAELDEAELKEMVLVHEAGMYLPYPREEVDLDYVKLGYFMDEDGIEKVNVLLVATKKEVTDLYCEIFQQADLQIGVLEINSFALIRTIREQLRQFGSKEAVVLVDLEFDSTEIAIVVEGVPQFSRTVPIGTYQMRTAFSQAVGLPMTGATELLLDVDVLQGLPDTMNLDPNQMEAGQTALIRVLGELTEELSRSINFYINQSEDLEIAQLLLAGPGAGINQVDEFFTQKLNLPTMKIDPITTLGLQINQDIAPDRRPGLGIVLGLGMRDI comes from the coding sequence ATGCTGAATAATTTAACGAATATTTTTGCTAAGAAAAGCGACAATATTGGCATTGAAATTAATCCTCAAAAGGTTAATATTGCTCAAATCGGTAAACAGGGTCAGCAATATAAATTAATTAAAAATGTTTCGGCTGATATTCCTGAAGGGGTATATGAAGATGGTCATATTGTTGATTCCCTTACTTTATCAGAATTAATTAAAGATACTCTTAAGGCGAATAAAATTAATGCCAAAAAAGTAGTAAGTGCAGTCCCAATGAGGGAAGCTATTATCCGTGTAATTCCTGTTCCAGCAGAATTGGATGAAGCGGAATTAAAGGAGATGGTTTTAGTACATGAAGCAGGAATGTATCTTCCTTATCCTAGAGAAGAAGTGGATCTAGATTATGTAAAACTAGGTTATTTCATGGATGAAGATGGAATTGAAAAAGTTAATGTTTTATTAGTAGCTACTAAGAAAGAGGTAACGGATCTTTATTGTGAGATTTTTCAACAGGCGGATCTACAAATAGGAGTATTAGAAATTAATAGTTTTGCTTTAATTAGAACTATTAGAGAACAGTTAAGACAGTTTGGTTCTAAAGAAGCCGTAGTTTTAGTTGATTTAGAATTTGATAGTACAGAAATAGCCATTGTGGTGGAAGGAGTGCCACAATTTTCTAGAACTGTACCAATTGGTACTTATCAGATGCGTACAGCATTTTCACAAGCGGTAGGGTTGCCGATGACTGGGGCAACGGAATTACTGTTAGATGTGGATGTATTACAAGGACTACCCGATACGATGAATCTTGATCCGAATCAGATGGAAGCAGGACAAACAGCATTAATTAGAGTTTTAGGAGAATTAACCGAAGAATTAAGTCGTTCTATTAACTTTTATATTAACCAAAGTGAAGATTTAGAAATAGCCCAATTACTCTTAGCGGGCCCAGGGGCAGGTATTAATCAAGTGGATGAATTTTTTACTCAGAAATTAAATCTACCAACTATGAAAATTGATCCTATTACTACTTTAGGGTTGCAGATTAACCAAGATATTGCACCCGATCGCCGTCCTGGTTTGGGTATTGTTTTGGGTTTGGGTATGCGAGATATTTAG
- a CDS encoding family 1 extracellular solute-binding protein: MIKINLTKKIGIGLLTGIILGCLSSCNPKANNNADQLEFWTMQLKPNFDQYFANLNATFETQNQGVKLRWVDVPWEAMENKIITAISAKTAPDVVNLNPKFASQLATRNAWLDLSKVVDPQSQARYLPKIWQASTIEVCQDNNTNCQEQVFGLPWYLTTSITIYNQQLLKQAGIERSPETYEELAQAAKTIKEKTGKYAFFITFVATDSGDVLESLVKMGVDLVDESSKAAFNTPEGKAAFQYWVDLYQQKLLPPEVLTQGHRYGIELYQSGETALLSSGAEFIDGITNNAPTIAEVSGVAPQITGKTGKKSVAVMNLVIPRDSDRPQEAVKYALYVTNTENQLNFAQTSKVLPSTTEAVEQYIKNIEQQKQITLADQAKKVSATQLQDAQVLIPVREDINILQKAIYENLQAAMLNEKTVDQALSDAAAEWDNHNQ, translated from the coding sequence ATGATTAAAATTAATTTAACTAAGAAAATCGGTATAGGGTTATTAACAGGAATTATTTTAGGTTGTTTATCAAGCTGTAATCCTAAAGCCAACAACAACGCCGATCAACTTGAGTTTTGGACAATGCAGCTAAAACCTAATTTCGATCAATATTTTGCTAATTTAAATGCTACTTTTGAAACTCAAAATCAAGGCGTAAAATTACGTTGGGTCGATGTCCCTTGGGAGGCGATGGAAAATAAAATAATTACTGCCATTTCAGCTAAAACAGCACCCGATGTGGTTAATTTAAATCCTAAGTTTGCTTCACAATTAGCAACACGTAATGCCTGGTTAGATTTGAGTAAAGTAGTTGATCCACAGTCTCAAGCCAGATATCTACCGAAGATTTGGCAAGCTAGCACTATTGAGGTTTGCCAAGACAATAATACTAACTGTCAAGAACAAGTATTTGGTTTACCCTGGTATCTTACCACCAGCATCACCATCTATAATCAACAATTATTAAAGCAAGCAGGGATCGAGCGATCGCCCGAAACTTACGAGGAATTAGCCCAAGCTGCTAAAACTATTAAAGAGAAAACGGGTAAATATGCTTTCTTTATTACTTTTGTCGCCACAGATTCGGGAGATGTTTTAGAATCTTTAGTTAAAATGGGTGTGGATTTAGTTGACGAATCTTCTAAGGCAGCCTTTAATACACCTGAAGGTAAAGCAGCATTTCAATATTGGGTAGATTTATATCAACAAAAACTATTACCCCCAGAGGTATTAACTCAAGGACATCGTTACGGAATTGAATTATATCAATCTGGAGAAACAGCCCTATTATCTTCAGGGGCAGAATTTATTGACGGTATTACTAATAATGCCCCCACCATCGCGGAAGTTTCTGGGGTTGCACCACAAATTACAGGTAAAACTGGCAAAAAAAGTGTTGCAGTTATGAATTTAGTTATCCCCCGTGATAGCGATCGCCCCCAAGAAGCCGTTAAATACGCTCTCTATGTAACCAATACGGAAAATCAACTCAATTTTGCCCAAACATCTAAAGTCTTACCGTCAACAACAGAAGCAGTAGAACAATATATTAAAAACATTGAACAGCAAAAACAAATCACTTTAGCAGATCAGGCAAAAAAAGTTAGCGCAACTCAACTTCAAGATGCCCAAGTATTAATACCTGTACGTGAAGATATTAATATTCTACAAAAAGCAATCTACGAAAATCTACAAGCAGCCATGTTAAATGAGAAAACCGTAGATCAAGCTTTATCTGATGCTGCTGCCGAATGGGATAATCACAATCAATAA
- a CDS encoding permease protein of oligopeptide ABC transporter — protein sequence MSRSKALQSYILVRLLLAPLMLLTIATIVFLLLRATPGDPADAILGTRAPEAAKAALRSQLGLTNPLWQQYLDYLKDLLSFDLGSSLSSRGLPVWSVIKEYFPATVELSFCSMIVAVFVGVLVGMISAASSNKFIDIGGRLFGIITYSLPLFWVGMLLQLIFAVNLGWFPLGTRFPVSANTPPSVTGLYLIDSLLAGDLGMFWHSIHYLALPSLTLGLLLSGIFERIVRVNLKQTLKADYVEAARARGIPENTILVSHALKNALIPLITVLGLTFAALLGGAVLTEVTFSWPGLGNRLYEAISLRDYPTVQGIMVFFGIIVVIASIAIDLINAYIDPRIRY from the coding sequence ATGTCTCGCTCGAAAGCACTGCAATCATATATCTTGGTGCGTTTACTCCTCGCTCCATTAATGTTGTTGACGATCGCTACTATCGTATTTCTACTGTTGAGGGCGACTCCTGGAGATCCTGCCGATGCAATTTTAGGTACACGCGCTCCAGAAGCAGCCAAAGCAGCCTTGCGATCGCAACTTGGTTTAACTAATCCTCTTTGGCAACAATATCTTGATTATCTTAAAGATCTGCTGAGTTTCGATTTAGGTAGTTCACTTAGCAGTCGCGGTTTGCCAGTTTGGTCGGTAATTAAAGAATATTTTCCTGCTACCGTAGAATTATCCTTTTGTAGTATGATAGTAGCTGTATTTGTCGGCGTACTGGTGGGGATGATTTCTGCTGCAAGCTCTAATAAATTTATAGACATTGGAGGCAGACTATTTGGGATTATTACCTATTCCCTACCTCTATTTTGGGTAGGTATGCTGCTACAACTAATTTTTGCTGTCAATCTTGGCTGGTTTCCTTTAGGTACACGTTTTCCTGTAAGTGCTAATACTCCACCTTCGGTAACAGGGTTATATCTTATTGATAGTTTACTTGCTGGTGATTTGGGGATGTTTTGGCACAGTATCCATTATCTAGCACTACCGAGTTTAACGTTAGGCTTACTCTTAAGTGGTATATTTGAACGTATCGTACGAGTTAACCTTAAGCAAACCCTCAAAGCAGATTATGTAGAAGCAGCTAGAGCCAGAGGAATTCCCGAAAATACTATTTTAGTCTCCCATGCGTTAAAAAATGCCCTAATTCCGCTAATTACTGTATTGGGTTTAACCTTTGCAGCCCTACTTGGCGGTGCTGTGTTGACGGAAGTAACCTTTTCTTGGCCAGGATTAGGTAATAGACTGTATGAAGCTATTTCCTTGCGAGACTACCCAACTGTACAGGGAATTATGGTTTTCTTTGGGATAATTGTAGTTATTGCTAGTATAGCGATCGATCTAATTAATGCTTACATCGATCCTAGGATTAGATATTAG
- a CDS encoding phosphoribosylaminoimidazole-succinocarboxamide synthase yields the protein MSQVEKLYEGKAKILYSTEDPEVLLAVYKDDATAFNAQKRGQIKGKGEMNCQITAALFEWLAQQGIPNHYIDCPQPNQMRVKAVTIIPIEVVVRNIAAGSLCRQTGLAEGTVLPTPLVEYYYKSDELGDPLLTSDRIFLLDLVTSDRLEEIATMARKINQNLRIFFTQCDITLVDFKLEFGLDGDQNLLLADEISPDTCRLWDNNQTDPQARVMDKDRFRKDLGQVESAYQQVQQRILTRLKK from the coding sequence ATGTCACAGGTAGAAAAACTATACGAAGGCAAAGCCAAAATTCTATATTCGACAGAAGATCCCGAAGTCTTACTTGCTGTGTATAAAGATGATGCAACGGCGTTTAATGCGCAAAAAAGAGGGCAAATTAAAGGTAAGGGAGAAATGAATTGCCAAATCACAGCAGCTTTATTTGAATGGCTAGCCCAGCAGGGAATTCCCAACCACTATATAGATTGTCCCCAGCCTAATCAAATGCGAGTTAAGGCTGTAACAATTATACCAATTGAAGTAGTAGTAAGAAACATTGCAGCAGGAAGTTTGTGTCGGCAAACAGGTTTAGCAGAGGGAACAGTTTTACCCACACCTTTAGTTGAGTATTACTACAAAAGCGATGAATTAGGAGATCCGTTATTAACGAGCGATCGCATTTTCTTATTAGATCTAGTTACGTCCGACAGGCTAGAGGAAATAGCCACAATGGCGCGTAAAATCAATCAGAATCTGCGAATTTTCTTTACTCAGTGTGATATCACCTTAGTAGACTTTAAACTAGAATTTGGACTAGATGGCGATCAAAATCTACTTTTAGCCGATGAAATCAGTCCTGATACTTGTCGTCTTTGGGATAACAATCAAACTGATCCTCAAGCCAGAGTAATGGATAAAGACCGTTTTCGGAAGGATTTAGGACAAGTAGAGTCTGCTTATCAACAAGTGCAACAGCGAATTTTAACCCGTTTAAAAAAATAA
- a CDS encoding chloroplastic outer envelope membrane protein homolog, which translates to MLIESKNVRLSPTFITILATVLTLGVSLPTRAENPNLVATDKVLIANGAAILKNIKPNQIAQNPDTPPSNSPPKEEQPKGAENSTPPKEAEPRVLVAEVVVEGASEELKDIVYATIGTEPGRTTTRSQLQEDVNAIYATGYFQNVEVSPGDTPLGVRVTFLVEANPILKEVTIETIPQGGASEVLPPDKVTEIFGKNYGQILNLRQLQQGIIKINDWYSKNGYELAQVVGSPQVSPDGKVTLVIAEGIVEDIKVRYFDENDEPTKGKTREFIVKREVELQPGDVFKRDTAQKDLQRVFGLGIFEDARFSFSPGTDPSKVIVNIDVVEGSTGSVAAGAGYSSASGLFGTVSYQQKNFGGNNQTLGTEVQIGDDSLLFDVNFTDPWIGTSESRTSYTVNAFRRRSTSLVFNGDEDINTDNKGDAPRIVRTGGGVNFSRPIPSDPFKRREWTLSTGLQYQRVEVKDSDGDIAPLSQDPTPDDGIDNRQNLAFSDSGKDDLFTVRFGATRDRRNNALQPTKGSILRLGTEQTIPLGSGNILFNRLRANYSQYVPVNLIRFSDGPESLAFNVQAGTILGDVPPYEAFILGGSNSIRGYGDGEVGSGKSYLQATAEYRFPIFRIVGGALFFDYGTTLGSEGDVPGQPSVVRDLPNSGYGYGLGVRIQSPLGPIRVDYAFNDEGGNEIQFGIGEKF; encoded by the coding sequence GTGTTAATCGAATCAAAAAACGTGCGTCTATCTCCTACTTTTATAACAATTTTAGCGACTGTGCTAACTCTAGGGGTATCTTTGCCAACTAGAGCCGAAAATCCGAATTTAGTGGCAACAGATAAAGTGTTAATAGCTAACGGTGCAGCTATACTCAAAAACATCAAGCCAAATCAAATAGCCCAAAATCCTGATACCCCTCCCTCAAACTCCCCGCCAAAAGAAGAGCAACCAAAGGGAGCGGAAAATTCAACCCCTCCAAAAGAGGCAGAACCAAGGGTTTTGGTCGCAGAGGTGGTTGTAGAAGGAGCAAGCGAGGAACTAAAAGATATTGTTTATGCAACTATAGGTACAGAACCAGGTAGAACCACCACTAGATCTCAGTTACAGGAAGATGTAAATGCTATTTATGCTACAGGCTATTTTCAAAATGTAGAAGTTTCTCCAGGAGATACCCCTTTAGGAGTTAGAGTTACTTTTTTGGTGGAAGCTAACCCCATCTTAAAAGAAGTCACAATTGAGACAATTCCTCAAGGAGGTGCGAGTGAAGTTCTACCCCCCGACAAAGTTACAGAAATTTTTGGCAAAAACTACGGACAGATTCTTAATCTTCGACAATTACAACAGGGAATTATTAAGATTAACGATTGGTATAGTAAAAATGGTTATGAATTAGCCCAAGTAGTTGGCTCTCCTCAAGTAAGCCCTGATGGCAAAGTTACCTTAGTAATTGCTGAAGGAATTGTTGAAGATATTAAAGTTAGATATTTTGATGAAAATGACGAACCAACCAAAGGTAAAACCCGTGAGTTTATCGTTAAACGAGAAGTAGAATTACAGCCTGGGGACGTTTTTAAACGAGATACCGCCCAGAAAGATTTGCAACGGGTGTTTGGTTTGGGAATTTTTGAGGATGCTCGTTTTTCTTTTAGTCCTGGTACAGATCCTAGTAAAGTTATAGTTAATATTGATGTAGTTGAAGGTAGCACTGGTTCTGTGGCTGCTGGTGCAGGGTATAGTTCGGCGAGTGGTTTATTTGGTACAGTAAGCTATCAACAAAAGAACTTTGGGGGGAATAATCAAACCCTGGGGACAGAAGTACAAATAGGGGATGATAGTTTACTATTTGATGTAAATTTTACAGATCCTTGGATTGGAACTAGTGAAAGTCGTACTTCCTATACTGTTAATGCTTTTCGTCGTCGTTCAACCTCCCTTGTTTTTAATGGGGATGAAGATATCAACACAGATAATAAGGGTGATGCACCTCGTATAGTACGTACAGGGGGAGGGGTTAACTTTTCTCGTCCTATACCTAGCGATCCTTTCAAACGTCGTGAATGGACTTTATCGACTGGTTTACAATATCAACGAGTAGAAGTTAAAGATAGTGATGGTGATATTGCACCCTTGTCACAAGATCCCACTCCAGATGATGGTATAGATAACCGCCAGAATTTAGCGTTTAGTGATAGTGGTAAAGATGATCTGTTTACTGTACGTTTTGGGGCAACACGCGATCGCCGTAATAATGCCCTGCAACCGACTAAAGGTTCAATTCTGAGATTGGGAACAGAACAAACTATACCACTAGGTTCTGGTAATATTTTATTTAATCGGCTTCGAGCTAATTATAGTCAATATGTTCCTGTAAATTTAATTCGTTTTAGTGATGGCCCCGAATCTTTAGCTTTTAATGTGCAAGCTGGGACAATATTAGGAGATGTTCCGCCTTATGAAGCATTTATTTTGGGTGGTAGTAATTCGATCCGTGGTTATGGTGATGGCGAAGTTGGTAGTGGTAAAAGTTATCTTCAAGCAACGGCAGAATATCGGTTTCCGATTTTTAGAATTGTTGGGGGCGCGCTATTTTTCGACTATGGTACAACTTTAGGATCAGAAGGTGATGTACCTGGGCAACCTTCGGTAGTCAGAGATTTACCCAATAGTGGTTATGGTTACGGTTTGGGGGTGAGAATTCAGTCACCTTTAGGCCCAATTCGTGTAGATTATGCCTTTAATGATGAAGGTGGTAATGAGATTCAGTTTGGTATTGGCGAGAAATTTTAG